From Paenibacillus sp. PK3_47, the proteins below share one genomic window:
- a CDS encoding flagellar hook-basal body protein yields MNNSTIGASVSMASLQRRLEIIANNIANMDTNGYKSKEGSFEDVLTRVQQQSRDYDQPGRSMPLGFNMGFGVRVPEVTTNWEEGPLQETGNPTDLALQGNGLFGVQVNGGTAYTRQGDFHFVPDAANAANMMLVDNTGNPVLNTEGNPLTVPANVSAAIDEKGRVLTKTGENTPVTVAGTIMIVEPLRQSALQAVDGNFYVLPEGVTAAQAFIQRAPGEASDVGVRSGYLEQSNVDLSKEMTEMMQIQRTYQLAARALSSSDQMLGLANSMRG; encoded by the coding sequence ATGAATAACTCAACAATCGGTGCATCTGTCTCTATGGCCAGCCTTCAGCGGCGGCTGGAAATTATCGCAAATAATATTGCCAATATGGATACTAACGGATATAAGAGCAAAGAAGGGTCTTTTGAAGATGTGCTGACCCGTGTACAGCAGCAGTCCAGGGACTACGATCAGCCGGGACGCAGCATGCCGCTGGGCTTCAACATGGGATTTGGTGTCCGCGTACCTGAAGTTACAACCAATTGGGAAGAGGGGCCGCTTCAGGAAACGGGGAATCCGACGGATCTGGCGCTGCAGGGCAACGGATTGTTCGGGGTTCAGGTGAACGGGGGCACGGCGTATACCCGTCAGGGTGATTTTCATTTTGTCCCCGACGCTGCTAATGCCGCGAATATGATGCTGGTTGATAATACAGGCAATCCTGTACTTAATACCGAAGGAAATCCGCTGACGGTGCCGGCCAATGTGAGTGCCGCTATCGATGAGAAGGGCCGGGTGCTGACGAAGACTGGAGAGAATACACCGGTCACGGTAGCAGGAACGATTATGATTGTGGAACCGCTGAGACAGAGTGCCCTGCAGGCTGTAGACGGTAACTTCTATGTGCTTCCTGAAGGCGTGACAGCTGCTCAGGCCTTTATCCAGAGAGCACCGGGCGAAGCTTCTGATGTAGGTGTGCGTTCCGGCTACCTGGAGCAATCCAATGTGGATCTCAGCAAGGAAATGACAGAAATGATGCAGATTCAGCGCACATACCAGCTTGCAGCCCGGGCGCTTTCCTCCAGTGACCAGATGCTTGGCCTGGCTAATTCGATGCGCGGGTAG
- a CDS encoding flagellar hook-basal body protein → MIRGLYTAAAGLVTQQRRHDTATQNIANLNTTGYKQVDSVTHAFPEVLISAMSGGTAKQIGRMNTGVFAEQSVSQYLQGDLIESGKPADFALSADLQMQDPATGDAIVFDGSGKYVSPEGEVTYRPQAFFTVQDNEGNNLYTRNGSFTVSATGQVLSSGGFNVLDANGNPLVLTGPQEDLKVDGQGNLLDPATGLPSGTRIGISVVASPQELVRDGNGVFHADDEDAAGIRFADANDNLQVRQGYLEGSNVDATQVTVDMNAAYRAYEANQKVIQFYDSSLQKTVNEVGRV, encoded by the coding sequence GTGATTAGAGGATTATATACAGCCGCTGCCGGTCTGGTTACTCAGCAGCGCAGACATGACACGGCAACTCAGAACATTGCCAATTTGAATACAACGGGATATAAGCAGGTCGACAGTGTCACCCATGCCTTTCCCGAGGTCCTGATCTCTGCCATGAGCGGCGGGACTGCGAAGCAGATCGGACGGATGAATACAGGGGTTTTTGCAGAACAATCTGTTTCCCAGTATTTGCAGGGAGATCTGATTGAGAGCGGAAAGCCTGCTGATTTTGCTTTGTCTGCGGATCTTCAGATGCAGGACCCTGCTACCGGGGACGCTATTGTATTTGACGGTTCAGGCAAATATGTAAGTCCTGAGGGTGAGGTAACTTACCGTCCGCAGGCGTTTTTTACTGTACAGGATAATGAAGGCAACAATTTATATACACGGAACGGAAGCTTCACAGTAAGTGCAACCGGACAGGTACTGAGCTCCGGGGGCTTTAATGTTCTGGATGCAAATGGCAACCCCCTTGTGTTGACAGGTCCCCAGGAAGATCTTAAAGTGGACGGGCAGGGTAACCTGCTGGACCCGGCCACTGGGCTTCCTTCAGGGACAAGAATCGGCATCAGTGTAGTTGCAAGCCCGCAGGAGCTGGTGCGTGACGGTAACGGGGTATTCCACGCTGATGATGAAGATGCAGCAGGCATCCGCTTTGCGGATGCCAATGACAATCTGCAGGTACGGCAGGGGTATCTGGAGGGCTCCAATGTAGATGCCACACAAGTGACTGTAGATATGAACGCCGCCTACCGGGCGTATGAAGCGAACCAGAAGGTCATCCAGTTTTACGACAGCAGCTTGCAGAAGACAGTAAATGAAGTTGGCAGGGTATAG
- a CDS encoding rod shape-determining protein — MLSKDIGIDLGTANVLIHVKGRGVVLDEPSVVTLESDTKRVLAVGEQARRMVGRTPGNITTIRPLRDGVIADFAITEMMLKHFIDSVGGRTWYARPRILICAPTNITSVEQKSIREAAERSGAKEVFMEEEPKAAAIGAGMDIYQPSGNMVVDIGGGTTDVAVLSMGDVVTASSIKVAGDKFDDAILKYIKAKYKLLIGERTAEDIKVSIGTVRPGLMKAEMDIRGRDMVSGLPQTLTITSGEVKEALWEPVSSIVAAAKSVLERTPPELSADIIDRGVVLTGGGALLNGLDELLSEELHVPVWVAEDPMHCVVKGTGLMLNHLDKAVKKKF, encoded by the coding sequence ATGCTTAGCAAGGATATCGGAATCGATCTCGGCACGGCCAATGTGCTCATACATGTCAAAGGAAGGGGAGTCGTTCTGGATGAACCCTCCGTGGTCACGCTCGAAAGTGATACAAAGAGAGTCCTTGCGGTAGGTGAACAGGCACGCCGGATGGTGGGGCGGACACCTGGTAACATTACAACGATCCGCCCGCTCAGGGACGGTGTTATTGCAGATTTTGCCATTACTGAAATGATGCTGAAGCATTTTATCGATAGTGTTGGCGGACGTACCTGGTACGCACGGCCCCGCATTTTGATCTGTGCCCCCACTAATATAACATCAGTTGAACAGAAATCGATCCGGGAAGCGGCCGAGCGCAGCGGGGCCAAGGAAGTTTTTATGGAAGAAGAGCCCAAAGCCGCTGCTATCGGAGCGGGAATGGATATTTACCAGCCTAGCGGAAATATGGTCGTCGACATTGGCGGCGGAACGACGGATGTAGCCGTGTTGTCTATGGGCGACGTCGTTACCGCCTCCTCGATTAAAGTCGCAGGGGACAAGTTCGACGATGCCATTTTAAAATATATTAAGGCCAAATATAAACTGCTCATCGGTGAACGTACCGCTGAGGATATCAAGGTGTCCATTGGAACGGTGCGCCCGGGTCTCATGAAAGCCGAGATGGATATCAGAGGACGGGATATGGTCAGCGGGCTTCCCCAGACGCTTACAATTACTTCGGGTGAAGTGAAGGAAGCCCTTTGGGAACCGGTATCCTCGATTGTGGCTGCGGCCAAATCGGTGCTGGAACGTACACCTCCGGAGCTGTCTGCAGACATTATCGACCGGGGAGTTGTTCTGACTGGAGGCGGTGCGCTGCTTAACGGGCTGGACGAGCTCCTCTCGGAGGAGCTGCATGTTCCGGTGTGGGTAGCGGAAGACCCGATGCACTGTGTGGTTAAAGGAACCGGACTGATGCTGAACCATTTGGACAAGGCCGTTAAGAAAAAATTCTGA
- the spoIIID gene encoding sporulation transcriptional regulator SpoIIID: MHDYIKERTIKIGRCIVETRHTVRTIAKEFGVSKSTVHKDLTERLPEINPDLADQVKHILEYHKSIRHLRGGEATKIKYKKTTGKKREVAVAAKP; the protein is encoded by the coding sequence GTGCACGATTACATCAAGGAACGTACGATCAAAATTGGACGCTGCATCGTGGAAACCAGGCATACGGTCCGAACGATTGCCAAAGAATTTGGCGTTTCAAAAAGCACGGTGCATAAAGACTTAACCGAACGTTTACCGGAGATTAACCCCGATCTGGCCGATCAGGTCAAGCACATTCTCGAATATCACAAATCAATCCGTCATCTGCGGGGAGGAGAAGCCACCAAAATTAAATATAAAAAAACAACCGGTAAAAAACGCGAAGTAGCCGTAGCCGCCAAGCCGTAA
- a CDS encoding M23 family metallopeptidase → MNEQDKNKTNHDESLKNKQGDSGAKPSSWSKALSKRWVFPAVYTAAAAIILTLVWVYQDAGQKPLTQDTAVVNQDSALSGQNAGTAEDPAALEVVASAETLVWPVANPGEVEVVKPFYDENGTEENHVAAMVQYNDTFVPNAGIDIAREDNKTFDVKAALSGEVTRVEDVAVLGKVVEITHPGNLKTVYQSLGDTKVKQGDQVKQGDTLATAGRSEIEKNLGNHVHFEVYEDGEVVNPSDLLPQR, encoded by the coding sequence ATGAATGAACAAGACAAAAACAAAACAAACCATGATGAATCTCTCAAAAACAAGCAGGGAGATTCAGGCGCAAAGCCATCTTCATGGAGCAAGGCTTTATCCAAACGCTGGGTATTCCCGGCAGTCTACACGGCAGCAGCGGCAATTATACTAACCTTGGTGTGGGTCTATCAGGATGCCGGCCAAAAGCCGCTGACTCAAGACACCGCCGTGGTTAACCAGGACTCCGCTCTCTCCGGGCAAAATGCCGGAACAGCTGAAGATCCTGCCGCACTTGAAGTAGTCGCTTCAGCAGAGACTCTGGTATGGCCAGTGGCCAACCCCGGAGAAGTAGAAGTTGTTAAGCCGTTCTATGATGAAAATGGTACCGAAGAAAATCACGTGGCCGCCATGGTGCAGTATAATGACACCTTCGTGCCGAATGCAGGTATCGATATCGCCCGTGAGGATAACAAGACGTTTGATGTAAAAGCTGCATTGAGCGGTGAAGTAACCAGAGTAGAAGATGTTGCAGTGCTTGGCAAGGTTGTGGAGATCACCCATCCGGGCAATCTGAAGACCGTGTACCAAAGCCTCGGCGACACCAAAGTGAAGCAGGGCGACCAAGTGAAGCAGGGCGACACGCTGGCTACAGCCGGACGCAGTGAAATTGAGAAAAATCTTGGCAATCATGTGCACTTTGAAGTGTACGAAGACGGCGAGGTAGTGAATCCTTCGGATCTGCTGCCGCAGCGTTAA
- the spoIID gene encoding stage II sporulation protein D, with product MKDFRFPGRKMKLRSRYARKRRLSPRLRRLAPAAWLAAPLLAALLLPLAVVPLRSGQPAPPAVPPATAVPAPPAPAAAEAPQPEVSVYLSQSGQIETLPLEDYVSGVLAAEMPADFELEALKAQAVAARTFIARRLAAGDHSGVPVPEADVSDTVSHQAYVSKDTLEREWEHGGKSAGLAKIRRAALETRGVIMTYKGQPITASFFASSGGYTENSEDYWNAAVPYLRSVASPWEQEITPNLAVNYTFSTAEVMSKLGLGAKALAASTSGQAQPVSSVSSRLPAVVLSLTAGHRVKEISIGGKVFTGREVREKLGLRSSQFTWKGQGNDILITTYGNGHGVGMSQWGANGMAREGSTATQILKHYYSGVSFAQVSTLLKK from the coding sequence ATGAAAGATTTCCGCTTTCCTGGACGCAAAATGAAGCTGCGCAGCCGCTATGCACGCAAGCGGCGGCTTTCGCCCCGGCTCAGGCGGCTTGCCCCTGCCGCCTGGCTGGCCGCGCCGCTGCTCGCGGCGCTGCTGCTGCCCCTGGCGGTTGTCCCGCTGCGCAGCGGACAACCGGCGCCCCCGGCCGTGCCGCCGGCCACGGCCGTCCCGGCGCCGCCGGCACCGGCTGCTGCGGAAGCCCCGCAGCCGGAGGTATCCGTCTATTTGTCGCAAAGCGGACAAATAGAGACCCTGCCGCTGGAGGACTACGTCAGCGGCGTGCTGGCGGCCGAGATGCCGGCAGACTTTGAGCTCGAAGCGCTCAAAGCCCAGGCCGTGGCCGCCCGCACCTTTATCGCCCGGCGCCTTGCGGCCGGCGATCACAGCGGGGTGCCCGTTCCGGAGGCGGATGTCAGTGATACGGTAAGCCACCAGGCTTACGTATCGAAGGACACGCTGGAACGGGAATGGGAGCACGGCGGCAAAAGCGCCGGGCTGGCCAAGATCCGCCGCGCGGCCTTAGAAACGCGCGGCGTCATCATGACCTATAAGGGCCAGCCGATTACGGCCTCTTTTTTCGCCTCCAGCGGAGGCTATACGGAGAATTCGGAAGACTACTGGAATGCAGCCGTACCTTACCTGCGGAGTGTAGCGAGTCCCTGGGAGCAGGAGATCACGCCTAATCTGGCAGTGAACTATACCTTCAGCACTGCTGAGGTAATGAGCAAGCTGGGTCTTGGTGCCAAGGCGCTCGCTGCCAGCACTTCCGGCCAGGCACAGCCGGTATCATCGGTTTCATCGCGGCTGCCTGCGGTAGTGCTCTCATTGACCGCCGGACACCGGGTGAAGGAGATCTCCATTGGCGGAAAGGTGTTTACCGGACGGGAAGTGCGTGAGAAGCTGGGGCTGCGTTCCAGCCAGTTCACCTGGAAAGGGCAGGGGAACGATATTTTGATCACCACCTACGGAAACGGGCATGGCGTCGGCATGAGCCAATGGGGAGCGAACGGTATGGCCAGGGAAGGCAGTACGGCCACGCAGATTCTCAAACACTATTACAGCGGGGTCTCCTTTGCCCAAGTCTCAACTCTCCTGAAAAAATAA
- the murA gene encoding UDP-N-acetylglucosamine 1-carboxyvinyltransferase has product MSKFIVRGGNRLTGSVKVSGAKNSVLPIIAASLLAEEGVSVIVDAPPLDDVMTISKVLESLGAGVTYQNDIIEVDARNIATCEAPYEWVRKMRASFLVMGPLLSRMGHTRISLPGGCAIGTRPIDQHLKGFEALGAEISLGQGYIEAKSNGRLRGAKVYLDVASVGATENIMMAAALAEGVTVIENAAKEPEIVDLANYLNGMGGIVRGAGTGVIRIEGVEKLHGVKHHVIPDRIEAGTYMAAAAITGGDVYVEGAIADHLGPVIAKMEEMGVTIIPDENGLRVISDKPLKAVDLKTLPYPGFPTDMQSQMMALLLRSEGTSVVTETVFENRFMHVDEFHNMNAEIKIEGRSAIVTGNAKLVGAKVCATDLRAGAALILAGLVADGTTEVSGTHHIDRGYVNLAEKLSGLGADIWRISMEESPAPAAKEEARKPESAKGEELKPRFQAQPTWV; this is encoded by the coding sequence ATGAGCAAATTTATCGTCCGCGGTGGCAACAGATTGACCGGGAGCGTGAAAGTTAGCGGCGCAAAAAATTCCGTACTACCGATCATAGCCGCCTCTCTATTGGCAGAAGAAGGAGTGAGCGTCATTGTAGACGCACCTCCGCTAGACGATGTAATGACCATCAGCAAAGTGCTGGAATCTTTGGGTGCGGGTGTTACATATCAAAATGATATCATCGAAGTGGATGCCAGAAACATCGCTACCTGTGAAGCGCCCTATGAGTGGGTGCGGAAAATGCGGGCTTCCTTTTTGGTGATGGGCCCTCTTTTGTCCCGCATGGGTCATACGCGCATTTCCTTACCGGGCGGTTGCGCGATCGGCACAAGGCCGATTGACCAGCATCTCAAAGGGTTTGAAGCACTGGGCGCTGAGATCAGTTTGGGCCAAGGCTACATTGAAGCAAAATCGAACGGCCGGCTGCGCGGCGCCAAGGTATATCTGGATGTTGCCAGTGTAGGCGCGACTGAAAATATAATGATGGCCGCGGCACTTGCCGAAGGTGTAACAGTAATAGAGAATGCTGCAAAAGAACCCGAAATTGTTGACTTGGCCAATTACCTGAACGGTATGGGCGGAATTGTCCGCGGTGCGGGAACCGGCGTCATCCGTATTGAAGGTGTGGAGAAGCTGCACGGCGTAAAACATCATGTCATTCCGGACCGGATTGAAGCAGGCACCTATATGGCTGCTGCTGCAATTACCGGAGGTGACGTGTATGTTGAAGGCGCGATTGCCGATCATCTGGGACCTGTTATTGCCAAGATGGAGGAAATGGGCGTTACGATTATTCCTGACGAAAACGGCCTGCGCGTTATCAGCGACAAGCCGCTGAAGGCTGTGGATCTGAAGACTTTGCCTTATCCGGGCTTTCCTACCGACATGCAGTCCCAGATGATGGCGCTGCTGCTCCGTTCGGAAGGTACCAGTGTGGTCACCGAGACTGTATTTGAGAACCGCTTCATGCATGTGGATGAATTCCACAATATGAATGCCGAGATCAAAATTGAAGGCCGTTCTGCGATTGTCACCGGAAATGCTAAGCTGGTAGGTGCCAAAGTCTGCGCTACGGACCTGCGTGCAGGTGCTGCGCTTATTTTGGCGGGCCTTGTTGCCGACGGTACTACAGAAGTCAGCGGCACCCATCACATCGACCGCGGTTATGTGAATCTGGCTGAGAAGCTGTCGGGACTTGGTGCGGATATATGGCGGATTTCCATGGAAGAGTCGCCTGCTCCAGCTGCCAAGGAAGAAGCGCGTAAACCGGAAAGTGCCAAGGGCGAGGAGCTTAAGCCGCGCTTTCAGGCTCAACCGACCTGGGTATAA
- a CDS encoding DUF1146 family protein, with translation MEQLLYDDLSSTIGTNGLVAMIVSLLCVVLSWWALQNLKLDLVIRYPKSPQGRLLHLLLAIVLGHFVAGFLLDYLGWSGMIRNMF, from the coding sequence ATGGAACAACTGCTGTACGATGACCTTTCCAGCACGATCGGTACCAATGGACTGGTGGCCATGATCGTTTCTTTGCTCTGTGTTGTATTATCTTGGTGGGCACTTCAGAACCTTAAGCTGGATTTGGTCATAAGATATCCCAAGAGCCCGCAAGGGAGACTGCTGCATTTACTGCTGGCTATCGTTCTTGGGCATTTCGTGGCGGGCTTTCTGCTTGATTATCTGGGCTGGAGCGGGATGATACGCAACATGTTTTAA
- a CDS encoding F0F1 ATP synthase subunit epsilon has translation MNTFLLEIVTPERLVYSKQVTSLTVRGVNGELGILPGHIPLVTPLQVAPLTVKSDGVTTTIAVHGGFVEVHKDKVTVLAESAELPTDIDVERAEAAKERAQRRLQTRSKQDEVDHRRAELSLQRAVTRIKVSTGKGQK, from the coding sequence GTGAATACCTTTCTGCTTGAAATTGTCACGCCGGAGCGTCTGGTTTACTCCAAGCAGGTTACTAGCCTGACCGTACGCGGAGTTAATGGCGAGCTGGGTATTTTGCCGGGACACATTCCGCTGGTGACTCCACTCCAGGTTGCTCCACTCACTGTTAAATCCGACGGTGTTACAACTACAATCGCCGTTCACGGCGGTTTTGTAGAAGTGCATAAAGACAAAGTGACAGTTCTGGCTGAAAGCGCAGAGCTGCCTACAGATATTGATGTTGAACGCGCGGAAGCGGCTAAAGAGCGGGCACAGCGCCGTCTTCAAACCCGCAGCAAACAGGATGAAGTGGATCACCGCCGTGCTGAGCTGTCACTGCAGCGTGCGGTTACACGGATTAAAGTGTCCACTGGAAAAGGACAAAAGTAA
- the atpD gene encoding F0F1 ATP synthase subunit beta, translated as MNKGRVVSIMGPVVDIEFERGQLPEIFNAIKIETSLENGRTIDLTLEVSNHLGDNLVRCIAMSSTDGLVRGLGAMDLGGPISVPVGEATLGRVFNVLGNPIDNGAAVVAEKNPIHRLAPTYDELSTQAEILETGIKVIDLLAPYAKGGKIGLFGGAGVGKTVTIQELINNIAQEHGGISVFAGVGERTREGNDLYHEMTDSGVIKKTAMVFGQMNEPPGARLRVALTGLTMAEYFRDVEGRDTLLFIDNIFRFTQAGSEVSALLGRMPSAVGYQPTLATEMGQLQERITSTKKGSVTSIQAIYVPADDYTDPAPATAFAHLDATTNLERKISEKGIFPAVDPLASSSRILAPEVVGDEHYNVAQGVKQLLQRYTELQDIIAILGMDELSEEDKVIVARARKVERFLSQPFHVAEQFTGFKGKYVPIKETVRSFKEILDGKHDDLPEAAFLFVGTIEEAVEKAKSL; from the coding sequence ATGAACAAAGGACGCGTTGTAAGCATTATGGGTCCGGTTGTCGATATTGAATTTGAACGCGGCCAGCTGCCCGAGATTTTCAACGCCATCAAAATTGAAACCAGCTTGGAAAACGGCCGCACTATTGATCTGACACTTGAGGTTTCCAATCACCTGGGTGACAATTTGGTCCGCTGTATCGCCATGTCGTCCACGGACGGCCTGGTTCGCGGGCTTGGTGCAATGGACCTGGGAGGACCGATTTCGGTTCCGGTCGGCGAAGCTACGCTTGGCCGTGTATTTAACGTATTGGGTAATCCGATCGACAACGGCGCTGCCGTAGTTGCTGAGAAGAACCCGATCCACCGTCTTGCTCCGACCTATGATGAATTGTCGACACAAGCGGAGATTCTGGAAACCGGGATTAAGGTTATTGACCTGCTTGCTCCTTATGCCAAGGGCGGTAAAATCGGCCTCTTCGGCGGTGCGGGCGTAGGCAAGACAGTTACGATCCAGGAACTGATCAACAACATCGCGCAGGAGCACGGCGGTATTTCCGTATTCGCAGGTGTTGGTGAACGTACCCGTGAAGGTAATGACCTTTACCATGAAATGACCGATTCCGGCGTTATCAAGAAAACGGCTATGGTATTCGGACAAATGAACGAGCCGCCGGGCGCACGTCTTCGTGTAGCTTTGACCGGTCTGACCATGGCGGAATATTTCCGTGATGTCGAAGGCCGTGACACGCTGCTCTTTATCGATAACATATTCCGCTTCACCCAAGCGGGTTCCGAAGTATCCGCATTGCTCGGCCGCATGCCGTCCGCAGTAGGTTACCAGCCGACGCTGGCAACAGAAATGGGACAATTGCAGGAGCGGATTACGTCTACCAAAAAAGGTTCCGTTACTTCCATCCAGGCGATCTACGTACCGGCGGACGATTACACTGACCCTGCTCCGGCCACGGCATTTGCCCACTTGGATGCGACAACTAACCTGGAGCGTAAAATCTCCGAGAAGGGTATCTTCCCTGCCGTGGATCCGCTGGCTTCCAGCTCCCGTATCCTGGCTCCGGAAGTGGTAGGCGATGAGCACTACAATGTAGCCCAAGGCGTAAAACAATTGCTTCAGCGTTATACTGAACTTCAGGATATCATTGCGATCCTGGGTATGGATGAGCTGAGTGAAGAGGATAAGGTTATTGTAGCCCGTGCCCGTAAGGTTGAGCGGTTCCTGTCCCAGCCTTTCCACGTGGCAGAGCAGTTCACCGGCTTCAAAGGCAAATACGTGCCGATCAAAGAAACCGTACGCAGCTTCAAGGAAATTCTGGACGGCAAGCATGATGATCTTCCGGAAGCGGCCTTCCTGTTCGTAGGTACAATTGAAGAAGCGGTTGAAAAAGCAAAATCTTTGTAA
- the atpG gene encoding ATP synthase F1 subunit gamma yields the protein MARSMRDIKRQIKSVQNTRQITKAMEMVAASKLRKAQEKAEASRPYSEKLKEVVASIASGTDGISHPMLVSRPVKKTAYIVVTSDRGLAGGYNANILRKVTMTLAERHKSKDEYGLFVIGRKGRDFLRRREYPIMEEVTELSDTPKFSDIKSIAYSAVQQFETGVYDEVYICYNRFVNAISQVPTVDRLLPMDAVGEAGHTGPTASYEYEPSPAGVLEVLLPKYAETLIYSAILDGKASELGAKMTAMGSATKNASKMIGNLTLTYNRARQAAITQEITEIVAGANAQS from the coding sequence ATGGCAAGAAGCATGCGTGATATTAAACGTCAAATCAAAAGCGTTCAAAACACCAGACAGATTACCAAAGCAATGGAGATGGTAGCTGCCTCCAAGCTGCGTAAGGCACAGGAGAAGGCTGAAGCCTCCCGCCCGTATTCGGAGAAGCTCAAAGAGGTGGTGGCGAGCATTGCTTCCGGTACAGACGGCATTTCCCATCCGATGCTGGTCAGCCGTCCTGTCAAGAAAACGGCCTATATTGTCGTTACCTCTGACAGAGGTCTTGCAGGCGGTTATAACGCCAACATTCTGCGTAAAGTGACGATGACGCTGGCAGAACGCCATAAATCCAAGGATGAATACGGTCTGTTCGTCATCGGCCGCAAGGGCCGTGACTTTTTGCGCCGCCGTGAATATCCGATTATGGAGGAAGTTACCGAGCTGTCCGATACACCGAAGTTTTCCGACATCAAGTCGATTGCATATTCGGCTGTTCAGCAGTTTGAAACCGGCGTATATGACGAGGTGTACATCTGTTACAACCGTTTCGTGAATGCCATCAGCCAAGTGCCGACCGTAGACCGCCTGCTGCCGATGGATGCAGTAGGGGAAGCGGGGCATACAGGTCCGACAGCAAGCTATGAATACGAGCCGTCTCCGGCGGGAGTGTTGGAAGTATTGCTGCCTAAGTACGCAGAGACTTTGATTTACAGCGCTATTCTGGATGGCAAGGCCAGTGAGCTGGGTGCCAAAATGACAGCGATGGGCAGTGCAACAAAGAACGCGTCCAAAATGATCGGTAATCTTACCCTTACGTATAACCGCGCCCGTCAGGCGGCTATTACGCAGGAAATTACCGAGATCGTGGCCGGAGCAAACGCGCAGTCTTGA